One segment of Agromyces albus DNA contains the following:
- a CDS encoding TOPRIM nucleotidyl transferase/hydrolase domain-containing protein, which yields MWGGEQVEASATVVLVEGESDRLAVETLAARLGCDLVGADATIVSMGGVTNLRRHLAELSAAPVRPRVLGLFDAGELAYVHAVVERDRLRDAGAGDGTGIGAPGTLAGLASLGYFACKPDLEGELIRALGTDRVEQLLAEHGELARFRGFQQQPAQRARPTDAQLRRFMGTHSGRKARFAPILVGALEESRIPVALAALVAAIGAGAG from the coding sequence ATGTGGGGAGGCGAGCAGGTCGAGGCATCCGCCACCGTCGTGCTCGTCGAGGGCGAGAGTGATCGGCTCGCGGTCGAGACGCTTGCGGCGCGGCTCGGGTGCGACTTGGTCGGAGCGGATGCCACGATCGTCTCGATGGGCGGCGTCACGAACTTGCGCCGACACCTCGCCGAGCTGTCGGCGGCTCCGGTCCGCCCGCGGGTGCTCGGCCTCTTCGACGCCGGTGAGCTCGCGTACGTGCATGCCGTCGTCGAGCGTGACCGACTTCGAGATGCCGGCGCCGGCGACGGCACAGGCATCGGCGCACCCGGGACGCTCGCCGGGCTCGCGTCGCTCGGCTACTTCGCGTGCAAGCCCGATCTCGAGGGCGAGCTCATCCGCGCGCTCGGCACCGATCGGGTGGAGCAACTGCTCGCCGAGCACGGTGAGCTCGCGCGATTCCGCGGCTTCCAGCAACAGCCCGCGCAGCGAGCGAGGCCGACGGACGCGCAGCTCAGGCGATTCATGGGCACGCACAGCGGCCGCAAGGCGCGCTTCGCACCGATTCTCGTCGGCGCGCTCGAGGAGTCGCGCATCCCCGTGGCCCTCGCCGCTCTGGTCGCAGCGATCGGGGCGGGCGCGGGCTGA
- a CDS encoding serine protein kinase RIO produces MNLGETTLHITPSLDESAVVRSHVASRPFTTPRFDAGDLAFQLTEPGEDQRWSTWPATTPSERGPLPRPDWLVTDAAAIDTELGVVKTGKEADLHLIERAVPGAEPGTPGQSVLLAAKRYRGSEHSQFHRSNVYTEGRGTRRSRDARAVAKSTTFGREVARVQWAYAEFEALKRLTELEASVPYPVQVGGTEVLMEFIGDGRVAAPRLAQVRATPDELRELFQQIVEFTRTLARSGLAHGDLSPYNLLVHDGRVVAIDLPQVVDLVSNPQGFDLLHRDCVNVCDWFSRQRLECDADELFSELIAEVYR; encoded by the coding sequence GTGAATCTCGGAGAAACCACCTTGCACATCACCCCGTCACTCGACGAATCCGCCGTCGTGCGCTCGCACGTGGCATCCCGCCCCTTCACGACCCCGCGCTTCGACGCGGGCGACCTCGCGTTCCAGCTCACGGAGCCCGGCGAGGACCAGCGCTGGTCGACCTGGCCGGCCACCACTCCCTCCGAACGCGGCCCGCTGCCGCGTCCCGATTGGCTCGTCACGGATGCCGCGGCGATCGACACCGAGCTCGGTGTCGTGAAGACCGGCAAGGAGGCCGACCTCCACCTCATCGAACGTGCCGTGCCCGGAGCCGAGCCCGGCACGCCGGGACAGAGCGTGCTGCTCGCGGCCAAGCGCTACCGCGGAAGCGAGCACAGCCAGTTCCATCGCTCCAACGTCTACACCGAGGGCCGCGGCACCCGCCGCAGCCGCGACGCCCGCGCCGTCGCGAAGAGCACGACGTTCGGTCGCGAGGTCGCTCGCGTGCAATGGGCCTATGCCGAGTTCGAGGCGCTCAAGCGACTGACCGAGCTCGAGGCATCCGTGCCCTACCCGGTGCAGGTGGGCGGCACGGAAGTGCTCATGGAGTTCATCGGCGATGGCCGCGTCGCCGCACCTCGGCTCGCCCAGGTGCGGGCGACACCCGACGAGCTGCGCGAGCTGTTCCAGCAGATCGTCGAATTCACGCGCACGCTCGCGCGCTCTGGGCTCGCCCACGGCGACCTCTCGCCGTACAACCTGCTCGTGCACGACGGGCGGGTGGTCGCGATCGACCTGCCGCAGGTCGTCGACCTCGTCTCGAATCCGCAGGGCTTCGACCTGCTGCACCGCGACTGCGTCAACGTCTGCGACTGGTTCAGCCGGCAGCGCCTCGAGTGCGACGCCGACGAGCTCTTCAGCGAGCTGATCGCCGAGGTGTACCGGTGA
- a CDS encoding DUF2255 family protein: MAEHDELFDYLRSTDTVHIVTTTRDGRTIPTPIWAVAVDDAIYVRSAYGPDAKWYRRATTNGGVAFDTPAGARAVAIEAPNDAGLEARIDDALQEKYAAEPASVAEMLTPLARGTTQRVTPVS, translated from the coding sequence ATGGCAGAGCACGACGAACTGTTCGACTACCTCCGCTCCACCGACACCGTGCACATCGTCACGACGACCCGCGACGGGCGCACGATTCCGACGCCGATCTGGGCCGTCGCGGTCGACGACGCGATCTACGTGCGCTCGGCGTATGGGCCCGACGCCAAGTGGTACCGGCGTGCGACCACCAATGGCGGTGTCGCGTTCGACACTCCGGCCGGGGCTCGCGCGGTCGCGATCGAGGCGCCCAACGATGCGGGGCTCGAGGCTCGGATCGACGACGCGCTCCAGGAGAAATACGCTGCAGAACCGGCATCCGTCGCCGAAATGCTCACCCCGCTCGCCCGGGGTACGACGCAGCGGGTGACGCCCGTGTCCTAG
- a CDS encoding MFS transporter, which yields MTLPPDPSPVDSEAVKVMGLELQTGRVIPRRQVFAWGLWDWGSAAFNAVVTTFVFTVYLTGESFGPTGTVEAQLGWALAIAGLLIAALAPITGQRSDTSGRRKFWLAVNTYIVVAITICMFFVLPAPEFLLLGLFLVAAGNVFFEFAGVNYNAMLVQVSTPKTIGRVSGFGWGMGYVGGIVLLLIVYFGFIAPEVGWFGVTGDDGLAVRVSMLVAAVWFGLFALPVFFAVPEYRHPAAVGRERVGFFASYARLGRDIKRLWKEQRNTVWFLLASAVFRDGLAGVFTFGGVLAASVFGFSAGEVIIFAIAANVVAGASTIAVGALDDKLGAKPVIIAALIGLVVSGLIIFLLHDGGQLVFWTAGLALTLFVGPAQSASRTFLARLIPPGREGEVFGLYATTGRAVSFLAPTAFALFVTIGGAPYFGILGIVLVLALGLALLIPVKGSGARRA from the coding sequence ATGACCCTTCCTCCCGACCCGTCCCCCGTCGACAGCGAAGCCGTGAAGGTGATGGGCCTCGAGCTGCAGACGGGGCGGGTCATCCCGCGCCGACAGGTGTTCGCGTGGGGCCTGTGGGACTGGGGCTCGGCCGCGTTCAACGCCGTCGTCACGACGTTCGTCTTCACGGTGTACCTCACGGGCGAGTCATTCGGACCGACCGGCACGGTCGAGGCGCAGCTCGGCTGGGCGCTCGCCATCGCGGGGCTGCTGATCGCGGCGCTCGCGCCGATCACCGGGCAGCGCTCCGACACGAGCGGGCGTCGCAAGTTCTGGCTCGCCGTCAACACGTACATCGTCGTGGCCATCACGATCTGCATGTTCTTCGTGTTGCCCGCGCCAGAGTTCCTGCTGCTCGGCCTCTTCCTCGTCGCCGCGGGCAACGTGTTCTTCGAGTTCGCGGGCGTGAACTACAACGCGATGCTCGTGCAGGTGTCGACTCCGAAGACGATCGGAAGGGTGTCGGGCTTCGGCTGGGGCATGGGCTACGTCGGCGGCATCGTGCTGCTGCTCATCGTGTACTTCGGCTTCATCGCCCCCGAGGTCGGATGGTTCGGGGTGACCGGCGACGACGGACTCGCGGTTCGCGTCTCGATGCTCGTGGCGGCGGTGTGGTTCGGCCTGTTCGCGCTGCCCGTGTTCTTCGCCGTGCCCGAGTACCGGCATCCGGCGGCAGTCGGCCGCGAACGTGTCGGCTTCTTCGCGTCGTACGCGCGCCTCGGCCGCGACATCAAGCGGCTCTGGAAGGAGCAGCGGAACACGGTCTGGTTCCTGCTCGCAAGCGCGGTGTTCCGCGATGGCCTCGCGGGCGTGTTCACGTTCGGCGGGGTGCTCGCGGCATCCGTCTTCGGATTCTCGGCCGGCGAGGTGATCATCTTCGCGATCGCCGCGAACGTGGTCGCCGGGGCCTCGACGATCGCGGTCGGCGCGCTCGACGACAAGCTCGGTGCGAAGCCCGTGATCATCGCCGCGCTCATCGGCCTCGTGGTGAGCGGGCTCATCATCTTCCTCCTGCACGACGGCGGGCAGCTCGTGTTCTGGACGGCCGGCCTCGCGCTCACCCTCTTCGTCGGGCCGGCGCAATCGGCGAGCCGGACGTTCCTCGCGCGACTCATCCCGCCTGGACGCGAGGGCGAGGTGTTCGGGCTCTATGCGACGACCGGGCGCGCGGTGAGCTTCCTCGCGCCGACAGCGTTCGCGCTCTTCGTCACGATCGGAGGGGCACCGTACTTCGGCATCCTCGGCATCGTGCTCGTGCTCGCACTCGGGCTCGCACTGCTGATCCCGGTGAAGGGGAGCGGCGCGCGGCGCGCGTGA
- a CDS encoding MarR family winged helix-turn-helix transcriptional regulator, with amino-acid sequence MNGSRQVPPGERSGSDGQADPNDPVALIEAALVAMRRDQGRRRLQRRAEANEQGFGHVDGDASGHAHAHDEHAHEEHFRGHGHRRGGRWASGPDAGDAEGDAGLRHPHHHGGRRGDGLAQAARFRLLDALEGTDRPPSVSELADAIGVDQPRASRLVQAAVDAGHARREADPADARRSAIVLTAAGRKLLADARGTRRNAVVTALADFTPDERAELARLLSRFVAAWPRD; translated from the coding sequence ATGAACGGATCGCGTCAAGTCCCGCCCGGTGAACGCTCAGGGTCGGATGGCCAGGCCGACCCGAACGACCCTGTCGCCCTCATCGAAGCGGCCCTGGTTGCCATGCGCCGCGACCAGGGCCGGAGGCGGCTGCAGCGTCGCGCCGAGGCCAACGAGCAAGGGTTCGGTCATGTCGACGGCGATGCCTCCGGGCATGCCCACGCGCACGACGAGCACGCGCACGAGGAGCACTTTCGCGGACACGGCCACCGACGTGGTGGTCGCTGGGCAAGCGGGCCCGACGCTGGCGACGCCGAGGGCGACGCCGGGCTGCGGCATCCGCATCATCATGGCGGCCGCCGCGGCGATGGACTCGCGCAGGCCGCGCGCTTCCGCTTGCTCGACGCGCTCGAGGGCACCGATCGCCCGCCGTCGGTCAGCGAGCTCGCCGACGCGATCGGGGTCGACCAGCCGCGCGCGAGCCGTCTCGTGCAAGCGGCCGTCGACGCCGGCCACGCGCGGCGCGAAGCCGACCCGGCCGATGCGCGCCGCAGCGCCATCGTGCTCACGGCCGCCGGCCGGAAGCTCCTCGCCGACGCGAGGGGCACGCGGCGCAACGCCGTCGTGACCGCGCTCGCCGACTTCACCCCCGACGAGCGCGCCGAACTCGCCCGCCTGCTCTCACGCTTCGTCGCGGCCTGGCCGCGCGACTGA
- a CDS encoding nucleoside deaminase: protein MDASLATDFSASLPSWLVDDLPALAASPLRTPEDRMRLVNELADRNWRAGNGGPFAAIVVDAASGALVSMGVNVVLASGITSMHAEVMALSLAQRAVGRWDLGAGGADLELVVNWRPCVMCYGATMWSGVRRLTIAGEGAELERLTGFDEGPMTEDWEGEFERRGIRVSVGVGHDDALEVFRAYGASDAVVYNARGLTETGGA from the coding sequence ATGGATGCCTCCCTCGCCACCGATTTCTCCGCGTCGCTGCCCTCGTGGCTCGTCGACGACCTGCCCGCGCTCGCCGCGTCGCCGCTCCGCACCCCCGAGGATCGGATGCGGCTCGTGAACGAGCTCGCCGATCGCAACTGGCGTGCGGGCAACGGCGGGCCGTTCGCGGCGATCGTCGTGGACGCGGCATCCGGAGCCCTCGTCTCGATGGGCGTGAACGTGGTGCTCGCGAGCGGAATCACCTCGATGCACGCCGAGGTCATGGCGCTGAGCCTCGCGCAGCGCGCGGTCGGCCGGTGGGATCTCGGCGCGGGCGGCGCCGACCTCGAGCTCGTCGTCAACTGGCGGCCGTGCGTGATGTGTTACGGCGCGACGATGTGGTCGGGCGTGCGGCGGCTCACGATCGCGGGCGAGGGAGCGGAGCTCGAGCGGCTGACGGGGTTCGACGAGGGGCCGATGACGGAGGACTGGGAGGGCGAGTTCGAGCGGCGCGGCATCCGCGTGTCAGTCGGCGTCGGACACGACGACGCGCTCGAGGTGTTCCGCGCCTACGGGGCGTCGGACGCCGTCGTCTACAACGCCCGAGGCCTGACGGAGACCGGCGGCGCGTAG
- a CDS encoding ABC transporter permease codes for MRLSRLSRTTLGLVTGLILLVVYVPLLVVLVNSFSTSTSLTWPPPGLTLEWWGRAFRSAGALEAVGTSVQVAIVSTIISLVLGTLISLALQRFEFFGREAISLLIILPIALPGIITGIALNNFFRTIMGVPLSIWTVVIAHATFCIVTVFNNVIARLRRLGTNLEEASADLGAGVWTTFRLVTFPQLRSALLAGGLLAFALSFDEIIVTTFTAGSGVTTLPIFILNNMFRPSQAPIVAVIAVVLVLVSIIPIYIAQRLSGSEQQRR; via the coding sequence ATGCGACTCTCCCGCCTTTCCCGCACGACGCTCGGTCTCGTGACCGGGCTCATCCTCCTGGTCGTCTACGTGCCGCTGCTCGTCGTGCTCGTGAACTCGTTCTCGACGTCGACGTCGCTCACGTGGCCGCCGCCGGGCCTCACCCTCGAGTGGTGGGGGCGCGCGTTCCGGAGCGCCGGCGCGCTCGAGGCCGTCGGCACGAGCGTGCAGGTCGCGATCGTCTCGACGATCATCTCGCTCGTGCTCGGCACGCTCATCTCGCTCGCGCTGCAGCGATTCGAGTTCTTCGGCCGCGAGGCGATCAGCCTGCTCATCATCCTGCCGATCGCGCTGCCGGGCATCATCACGGGAATCGCGCTCAACAACTTCTTCCGCACGATCATGGGCGTGCCGCTCTCGATCTGGACGGTCGTGATCGCGCACGCGACGTTCTGCATCGTCACGGTGTTCAACAACGTCATCGCGCGGCTGCGGCGGCTCGGCACGAATCTCGAGGAGGCCTCGGCCGACCTCGGCGCCGGCGTCTGGACGACGTTCCGGCTCGTGACGTTCCCGCAATTGCGGTCGGCGCTCCTGGCGGGTGGTCTGCTGGCGTTCGCGTTGAGCTTCGACGAGATCATCGTCACGACGTTCACGGCGGGGTCGGGGGTGACGACGCTGCCGATCTTCATCCTGAACAACATGTTCCGGCCGAGCCAGGCGCCGATCGTGGCGGTCATCGCGGTGGTGCTCGTGCTCGTGTCGATCATCCCGATCTACATCGCGCAGCGGCTGTCGGGGTCGGAGCAGCAGCGACGCTGA
- a CDS encoding ABC transporter permease yields the protein MTSTPAELRPRRTAARAGSVFLSTHPRARLALLLSAPLFWLGLVYIVALVLLLVTAFWSVDSFTGQISQTWTLDNILTVITGSLYQTVTLRTLGVALLVTLIDVALALPIAFYMAKVATPRMQRILVIAVLTPLWASYLVKAYAWRSVLSQDGILEWLVAPFGGHTPGYGLPATIITLAYLWLPYVILPIYAGLERVPDSLLEASGDLGGKTWSTLRLVVFPLALPAIIAGTIFSFSLSLGDYITVNIVGGANQMLGNLVYTNVGAANNLPLASAIALIPIVIIFGYLFLVRRTGALDNL from the coding sequence ATGACCTCGACCCCCGCGGAGCTCCGTCCTCGTCGCACAGCGGCGAGGGCGGGCTCCGTCTTCCTCAGCACGCACCCGCGGGCGCGGCTCGCGCTGCTGCTCAGCGCACCGCTCTTCTGGCTCGGGCTCGTCTACATCGTGGCGCTCGTGCTGCTGCTCGTGACCGCGTTCTGGTCGGTCGACAGCTTCACAGGGCAGATCAGCCAGACGTGGACGCTCGACAACATCCTCACCGTCATCACGGGCTCGCTCTACCAGACGGTGACGCTGCGCACCCTCGGCGTGGCGCTGCTCGTGACCCTCATCGATGTCGCGCTCGCGCTGCCGATCGCGTTCTACATGGCGAAGGTCGCGACGCCGCGGATGCAGCGCATCCTCGTCATCGCGGTGCTCACGCCGCTGTGGGCTTCGTATCTGGTCAAGGCGTATGCCTGGCGCTCGGTGCTCTCGCAAGACGGCATTCTCGAGTGGCTCGTCGCGCCGTTCGGCGGGCACACCCCGGGCTACGGACTGCCCGCGACGATCATCACGCTCGCCTACCTGTGGCTGCCGTACGTGATCCTCCCGATCTATGCGGGACTCGAGCGCGTGCCCGATTCGCTGCTCGAGGCATCCGGAGACCTCGGCGGCAAGACCTGGTCGACGCTGCGGCTCGTCGTCTTCCCGCTCGCGCTGCCGGCCATCATTGCCGGCACCATCTTCAGCTTCTCGCTCTCGCTCGGCGACTACATCACGGTGAACATCGTGGGCGGCGCGAACCAGATGCTCGGCAACCTCGTCTACACGAACGTCGGTGCGGCGAACAACCTGCCACTGGCATCCGCGATCGCACTCATCCCGATCGTGATCATCTTCGGCTACCTCTTCCTCGTGCGCCGCACCGGTGCGCTCGACAACCTCTAG